The Mesotoga sp. Brook.08.105.5.1 genome includes a region encoding these proteins:
- a CDS encoding leucine-rich repeat domain-containing protein codes for MNLRSLSLSSNVIADITPIESLVNLEWVSLYDNEIEDISPLVNNLGIGSEDFVDVNRNYLDLTENSTDMIAIGELQSRGVNINYQDQKTTTSGSYIKFNPGIGEKIRNLNIVFFTENQSTSTGTDNGFLDISGLEIGTWEYMAKVEALSLDGVKLYLLEGTVSVPGANIIELSTFTDHADITLIDENGLELSDSSIVAARFFLLDFYDTQSTTSYSEVKKLYGNIPTIAMIHFIELGQGRHWFTENLPMPSPCTLSLENCAALNFISSIDLYEAIDLGISFNFRSKVSTEYHTSDFTIRLMPCDTVGYHYGVCRNGTCYYSNLEGIQLTSGQTTDMHVLEGLHIEIDGIPDDATAVTMNTGIYWLGARLKDASGCLECQIPVTITLYDAYGNVIDQVEVWNWDFGHELNLPSAGNYELVISAHLIDFPDSELENTYLVRTLQITAE; via the coding sequence GTCATTGCAGACATTACTCCGATAGAATCACTTGTGAATCTAGAATGGGTAAGTCTCTATGACAACGAGATAGAGGACATCTCTCCTCTTGTGAATAATCTAGGAATAGGTTCGGAAGACTTCGTAGACGTAAACAGAAACTATCTCGACCTCACAGAGAATTCAACGGATATGATTGCCATAGGGGAGCTTCAGTCAAGAGGAGTAAACATCAACTACCAGGACCAGAAAACCACTACCTCCGGGTCGTACATAAAATTCAATCCGGGAATCGGCGAGAAGATAAGAAATCTGAACATCGTCTTCTTTACGGAGAACCAATCAACGAGTACGGGAACAGACAACGGTTTCCTGGACATCTCGGGTCTCGAGATAGGTACATGGGAATACATGGCCAAAGTAGAGGCACTTTCTCTTGACGGAGTCAAGTTGTATCTTCTTGAGGGAACCGTAAGCGTTCCCGGAGCAAACATTATTGAACTCTCAACCTTCACAGATCATGCAGACATTACTCTTATTGATGAAAACGGGCTTGAGTTATCTGATTCCAGTATCGTTGCGGCTAGATTCTTCCTCTTAGATTTCTATGATACTCAATCTACGACCTCTTACTCCGAAGTAAAAAAGCTCTATGGAAACATCCCCACAATAGCCATGATCCATTTCATTGAGCTAGGCCAGGGAAGACACTGGTTCACAGAGAATCTACCTATGCCATCACCATGCACATTGTCGCTTGAGAATTGTGCAGCACTGAACTTCATTAGCAGTATTGACCTATACGAAGCGATAGATCTCGGTATAAGTTTCAATTTCAGGAGCAAAGTATCGACGGAGTATCATACATCAGACTTCACAATACGGCTAATGCCCTGCGATACGGTTGGCTATCATTACGGGGTTTGCAGAAACGGAACATGCTACTATTCAAATCTCGAAGGCATACAGCTCACGTCAGGGCAAACAACGGATATGCATGTTCTTGAAGGACTACATATCGAAATTGACGGGATACCCGATGACGCAACCGCGGTAACCATGAACACGGGAATCTATTGGCTCGGTGCTAGATTGAAGGACGCATCTGGATGTCTTGAATGTCAGATTCCTGTAACTATCACACTCTACGATGCGTACGGAAACGTCATTGATCAAGTAGAAGTCTGGAACTGGGATTTCGGTCATGAACTCAACTTGCCCTCGGCAGGAAACTACGAGCTTGTAATCTCCGCCCACCTTATAGATTTTCCGGATTCTGAACTCGAAAACACTTATCTAGTACGAACTCTTCAAATCACCGCGGAATAG